The Priestia koreensis genomic interval ACTGTCACTGTCATAAAGTTGTGTAGTAAGATATCCATTATCTTTACTATATGTTTGCTTATATGCGGCTTTTTCATTTATGTTTCCGTATTGAAAAGTTTTTCCCGTTTTAATGTTGGTCAACTCATAAGAATAAGGATAATCATCGTGAAGTCGACTTAGTCTCCCATTTAGGTTGCTTATGTAATTGTCAATTGCCTTTTCTTTTTCTGCACGTACTTTTGCCGCCACGTATTTGTCGTCCATGATAGAGTCACGAATATCTTTTATTTGACTCTCCCGTGCACTTATGAGCGCTTGCTTCGTAATATCATCTTTGTTTTTAATAGCTTGTTCAATTTCATGATTATACTGTTCCTGTGTCGATTGAATTTCCGTCATCACATTATGACGCTTTCGGTAATCCTTCAGATCCTCGGAATGGATTATAATTCTTTTCTTCAATTCGTCGGCACTCCAGGCCGCCAGTTCAATTGGCCCTATTTTGCTCGTAAAATCCCCGTAATTAAAGGAGAAGTCACTGCTTTTAAAATAAGACTTCTCAGTATTTATTGATGAATGACTCAAAAATTGAAAGACCGCGATTATACTCACATTCAATAACAAGCACCAGATAAGAGCGGCCCACACCTTATTCTTCATTTTTGATATCCTCCCTAAGTCCATATTTCTATTTTTCCATCTTATATCCGATGCCCCATACCACCTTAATATAGCGCGGCTTTTTTGGGTCCACCTCAATTTTCTCGCGAATTTTCCGAATGTGAACAGCTACAATATTATCCGCGTTATACGCCTGTTCTCTCCACACTCTTTCATAAATTTCATCAATGGAAAACACTCTTCCAGGATTGAGCATAAATAGCTCCGTAATCTTGTATTCAATTGGAGTGAAGCGAATTGCTGTACCGTCTAGCGCTATTTCCTTTGCTAGTTGATTTAGCGTGAGCCCGTCAATTCGAATTTCTTGCTCATGCTCGTTATATGTACCTAGCTGAATATATCTTCTTAGCTGGGATTTAACCCTTGCCATGAGCTCCATCGGATGAAAAGGCTTTGTCACATAATCA includes:
- a CDS encoding response regulator transcription factor, with product MTTFTILVADDDQDIADGIEIYLKNEGYHVLKASNGLEAIELLDQHEVHLMVLDIMMPKMDGITATFKIRSKGNVPIIMLSAKGEESDKIHGLSVGADDYVTKPFHPMELMARVKSQLRRYIQLGTYNEHEQEIRIDGLTLNQLAKEIALDGTAIRFTPIEYKITELFMLNPGRVFSIDEIYERVWREQAYNADNIVAVHIRKIREKIEVDPKKPRYIKVVWGIGYKMEK